A window of Ictalurus furcatus strain D&B chromosome 4, Billie_1.0, whole genome shotgun sequence genomic DNA:
TGTGCTCCAGCGAGCCGACAACCAGACTATCGTAGATCTGCCCTCTAACTCTGTTGATCAGGCCATGATAGCGCTGAGTGTCCTTGGCCACGTGAACAAGCAGCTGAGCAAATGTGTATCCTCCGATGGAGAAGGCATGAACCACCACGGGGCGCTTTGAGAAGCTCTCGCCCTCCAGCAGCTGCAGCACTTGTGCACCTTGCTCCAGGCCCCAGCGAGGCCACAGGAAACTACTCACGTTGCTCTCCACCACCAGCACATCAAAGCCTGTTCTAAGGTAGATATTGCAGTACTTGGCTTGAGCTTGAGGCCTCGAGCCAAGCCATGGCAGCATCAAAAGCAGCGGCTTGGCTTGACCATTGACCACAGGTTTCACCGTACTCTCATTAACATAGAATGTGATACCCTTGCTGAGGTGCTGAATCGTTATGCCCTTCAAGGGCCCGTCACCAAGAGACATCACACTAGGAGACCTAAAGAGATAAATTTTGCACACAAACACTTGctagtaattttatatatatatatacacatacatgaatatatatatatatatatatacacacacacacacacacacacacatatatatatatatatatatatatattagggctgGACGATTAATCGAAAAGTAATCAAAACCGAAATTCAGAACATCTAGCCGACGTAAGTTTCCCTTGTCAgttatttcagtttttaattcCTGTTACTACTTTCCCTTCAAAACATGCTACCGTGTGTGTAGTCACATGACTCCGCCCCGTCCAGTCATTGGCACTGAAGCAACATGGAGGCGAACTCAAACACTGAGTCAACTTTGCACCCGGAGTAGCTCGTACCAAAGAAAAACACTGTGTCCCTAATTTGGATACATTTTGGCTTCAGTAAAGAAAACaccaaacaaaatgacattaaatgtaaacagtGCAGAAAAACCGTTTCAGAGACCAAAGGTAATACCACCAATCTGTTTCAACACTCGGAGCACAATCACGTTACCAAATATGAACAGTGCAAGGctcaaaaaaagagagactgacaAGCACCCAGCAACAAGTTTCTCCACAAAGCAGGTGTCGATAACACgagcatttaaaaaatgctacacAATATGAAAAGGATTCAAGAAGATGGAAAGAAATAACTGACGTTATGTGTGCTACATCGCAAAAGATATGGTTCCCATAGCGACAGTGAAGCACAGTGGGTTTAAACACCTCGGTAAAACTCTCCACAGAACATACACTATGCCATTGCAACCATATTTTTCCCAAACTGCGCTGCCCAACATGTACAAAACATGTCATAAAAAGGTAGCTGCTACACTGAAGTCTGCACTTTGCAGCCACATCTGATCTCTGGTCAAGTAGGATGatagtttatataatttaatagttTGTGTTGTATAGTTTATAGTAGTTGAATAGTTtgtgtttccttcaattattttaaaataagatttaaaaaatgcatgctTAGAAAAACATtcgattagaaaaaaaatatcccacCGTTAATAGTTGAGcatatttacagtacaaacCTTGTCAGTAAATTATCAGGGGGGGAAACCCCCCAAAGCAAATTAATCATTCATTAATCATAATCGAGATTTTGATTTTAGGTCATATCATCCAGCcctaatatctatctatctatctatctatctatctatatatatatatatatatatatatatatatatacgcacacaaatacaccatataatgacaataaacttaaattaaaataaaccttttaagcagcttacaccagtttcccctgccccttacacacagtggagtattttggatataaacaaaAGTTTGGCctcgtgcatcagtttgatttccgCGGTGTTTAAAATGCACCCCTCCCTTAGAGGACTTTGTTCCTcggtcacgtgacgatttcgcttccgtctgatgaggactgaggtcatgttgggaataaaagtaatgctgacagaaagtaaactgaagagtCATTGTCCGTGAATCTGGGTGTCTGCTGATGCTAGTGtgcatatgacgtcatgcgcagtcgtggcttatacttccggttagttaaaaaaaaagacaacgctagtgttatatttgagatgatattacctttctaaaatccacacactagacagtagtGCAGAGTGcttagtgtacagtacttcatttgggacacaactttagtatttactttccgaagcgtgttttatgaacagaagtaacgtaatgtgTAAAGCACCCCCGTGCCgagtgcagaccaactaatcaataatgagattcgttgacgattttcataatcgattattatcgattttatcgattagcaGTTGCAGCTCTGCACAAGTTATAGTCGCCAATCATCTACTGTGCTGCCTGCAGCACACACTGTATTTGAAAATCTCTACAGCTGACAAATTCCTTACAGTTCCTCATTTACTCTATAAACCTCTCACCAGTACTACCTGGCACACAAAACAGGCCTGGTTTTTGCTGTTCCCTCACTGACTTGTGTTTGTGCCAGCACAAAGATGCCTTTGGACAGCTTATTTCATGGTAACACTACGGCTTTACAGACTGAAGTGTCAGTTTGGGAAATAGGCTGGTTAGGTAATTACTGTATATGCGCTAAACTAAGACATGATACAGTATTCAAACACATTTTTGTTAAGATCGTTGGTGGGGGTTTTTAGCATACTAGAATCTGGATTTGGGACAGCATGGTGTTGTAGCAGGTCGTGGGTCGCACCTGGGGTTTGAtgctgagctcaggttactatcggtgggggtttcctccggttctccagtttcctcttaCCTCCAAAAAAAGCTCATCAGTAGGTGGACTGGACAGAGTAAATTGCCTCTaggagtgagagtgaatgagtgggtgAGGGAGTATAGTGACGGCTGCTTTTGAAACACTGATTCACGAAACCTTTACGAATCTTTTGTTTTGAATCAGTGTATCAAATTGGGCAAATCACATGATTCCGCAAACGAGGTTTCGTTACGGCATTACTGTTTCGAAACTCCGATGGTCGCCACTAGTGATGGGAAGGTCGGATCATTGAATCaagttcagcaaaatgaacaaatattttaccgagtcatttcgttcatttcagcagaatataattaaaatgttacatgttaaattccccaacacatctaatacttatgcaaacattgatcacatttggaataaaaaaatcaactataggctaatgcagccaaggccaaattatgagaaacagaaatgattaattaattacttagctgggtcttcaggctatgcagtcggttagttcacctcacctcctgatTCGTCTGTTCCCcgaaaacagaaatgattagttcacctcttgagtcttcgggttcgaatCGTTCTTTCATCACGTCACAGCTCCGTAGGCTGAATGTAGAGGGGCTGTGACGTAATGAATGAACGACTTGAACCGCAAGACtcaagaggtgaactaatcatttctgtttcctgtacagagccTATGGAGATGTTACTGCTCATGTGCGGTCAACACAAagtgaacgaatcactctctgagacaactcgttgttcccgagtcatattaaagattcgttcaaaatgaatgaatcgttcatgaacgacacatcactagttGCCACTAGGGGGTGTTGATCTCAAAGTGAACCCATGAATCAGTGTCTACTAAGGTTTTAACTGATTTTATGTATGTATCGTATGTTAACAAAACTGAACCTTAACATCATCGTGCTCCTTCTCCTGAGTCATAACATTACCCCCTTCATTTTGCTAGTGTTTTATAGGCATCTAATGACAAACACAggtgtgtataattaaaaagtaaaagtaattgCATGTAAATGGTCTGATTAGCAAAGACCCTAACTAAAACACCGAATACAAGCACTAATATTTAATGGTATTTAACgatgtgtaaataatattaaactgttaaacattaaactgtTGTGACGATATCTGCAGTTGTTTTGTAAAAGATGTCATTATGTTTGTGCCTAAATCTCGTGGCTTTTGCACTGTTTTGACCAGCAGGTACCCTGAGACAGAGTGGTGTTGTGTCGAACTCCATTTCCCCGTCGGGATAGTTTCCTCTAGCCCCGCACCAAACCGCTAAAAGAACCGCGTGCATAAAAAGCTCGCCCCGAAGTGCCGCACTTGTACCGCTGAGGCAccatggaaagccaaaaaagacgaaaaattttttaaatgacttttatctgtaaaatgttgtatTCCAGAAGTGAAAGGCATTATTTCATGACTGTCTAGTTTTATATTTTGAGAATGGGGTAACAgaacttgtttgtttttatgtctttattaacacaaacataTACCGTTATGCCTTTCAATAAATAGTGTTATATTTATGAGGTTTCATTTTGAATATTGTAGAGTTCAGGAAGAAATGTGCACTCACTCACATAACTGGTTTTCTAGACTAAATATCTGACCATTCTCAAAAGGCACAATACCTTTTGATCATATTTCACCCCCCTTAatacagttttttgtttgtttgtttgtttttaataaatgcagttgtgtgaatttttttttttcttcacatactgCAGCATGTCAGGGAGCTGGGGACAGAGCACTggatcagccatgatgcagcgcccctggagcagagagggttaagggccttcctcaggggcccaacagtggcagcttgaacccccgaccttccgatcagtaacccagagcctcaaccGCCAAGCCACTACTACCCCAAATTTATACTACTATATATGTTTACCCACAACAGCCAAATCCTGTGATTTTCAGCCTACTATCCCTTTATTTGCCCATCATAGCAGGGGGAATGCACCTGAGACACAGCTGAGAATGTTCCTGTCAGATACTGTACTTTACATTCATGCTTCTATTCTTAAATTCTTGTGTTAGTAGATCAGGTAAACTTAACCTAATGGATTAATTAACTAGCAAAgtcagttacaaaaaaaataattactaaGGGTGGGGAAATAAGAGAAATATGATCACTAGGTCCAGGTATTGTGCCTTTTGagaatgatcaaatatttagcCTAGAAAATCAGTTATGTGAGTGAGCACACATTTCTTCCAGAACTCTATAATATTCAAAATGAAAACTCTCATAACTATAACACCCCATTCTCAAAATATAACACTAGACAGGCATGAAATAACTTTTCACTTCTAGAATACAACATTCTACAGATaaaagtggtttaaaaaaaaaaaaaaaaaaaaaagttagttttGAGCTTTTCGGCTCCCCATGGTACTTCAGTGGTACAAGCACAGCACCTCAGGGGCGAGCTTTTCGTGCACGCGCGGCTGAAGGAAACGAAGTTCGACCCGACACCGGCGTCACTTTTCCTGGGATGATTCCTGCCTCGCGCCCCGTGTTCCCATGATAAATTCTGGATTCACAGAAAACCTTAACAGGATAAAAcaccaaataaattaaaatataaatgaacaacCACCACCTTAATTCAATAAGAGCCCAGTCATGTACGGATGTACAGAGTAAACTGATTTAACGCTTAATGGCGTTTTTTCCCTCACTAACCGCTGTATGAACAAAGGGGAAAGGAGGATGTTCGTGTTTATATGACTTTGCTACAAACCTGCGGATTCACACAATGTCAAAAAAGTAGTTAactgatatttaatattttcactgCGGTTAATATTATAATTCATGTTGTCGCATTAACCaaaacattcatgcagttagcaaaaaaaaaaaaaaaagtccagtaACTTCGAAAACGCATAGCTGTGTATATTTTgctttcgtttttttttgtttgttcgtttgtttttttagtagCGAAAGTGCTGAAGACAAGCTACAGACTACATTTTTGCCTGCTTCCACTCAATGAACAAGATGTATAAACACCAAACAGGGAAAGATGTTGGCTAGCTCTACGTTTCATGCGGATAAACTCAGCTCTGAGTCTCACACGGTTTAAATGTCTAACAACATATTTAATTAAGTCACGACTTCTGAACATTTATGCAAGAGTTAGctatctttatttaaataccTGGTCACGCTGGATTTGTTTACAGCTGTACGTAAGCCACGGTAAACGACATTTTTATAATAAGGTTGGAAACTTCTGAGCAGTACAGAGAGCATGTCGGAGTTCACCCGAAAGGATGAGTCACAGTGGAAAAGTGCCTTGGCCGATATGGCCTCTATGTATACGCTATGTACGTAGCCACGCCTTTCAAATACGGAAGCTCTAAGCGGCcaggcattattatttttttatttttttttttctgttgttttctcgtgatctcgacataacaaaaggtTGTTTTCTCGTGAACTCGACTTCATTTTCCTGTGTACTGGACatccatcgtcccgaagtcaatggttttttttttattaaatgcctgaaataaggtctggggttaaaaaaaaaaagcttttacgtgtcttgaaaaagattTGTTGCTAACAAGTCGCTAAATGGAACTAcggaggttgtcggggacattaaaggtcatcacgccgaacaggaaaacactTCTACTACAGTTTTGTTGTGTTCATACTCACGCTCTTGCAGCTCAACTTTCCaccttgtagatttatcaagtTGTAGTATTTTCCgattgtattgttgttgttgttgttgttgtttttaaataaagattgaaagagttgtcggaagcgtagcggtggtgatgttgaagtcatgtgaccgtggtgtagttcgtttatagcctaacattagcAGAGAGAATTAGTTCGTATGTATTGTAActttatttttgacaggtctaggtcaaaggtcatcatcaatcatattgatgttgacaggtctaggtcaaaggtcatcatcaatcATATTTATGTTGACAGgtgtaggtcaaaggtcatcaccagCTGTCATTATATACAACTTTAAATTTTgctttaaatcaattaatgcagaaatttcagtttaaattacacacaatattaagttgatgtaattaccaacattattatgtcaacacaactcatcaaaataatgtttacaactttaaataattaattaaatgaataaattagaatttttatcttgcaaccacaaaTTTAATTAAGTTGTGGTAATAGGTCCCGGAATtactttttagaaaaaaattgtgattattTCTGACGACGAGTTTCCTGAGACAACCGCTgtgttctttcacacacacacacacacacacacacacacatacatatatgcatatccCCCGTCTAACACTCCTGAgccaggtcaaaggtcatcaccaaccgtCATTATCTTAATAGGTGTAGGTAAAAGATTAATATCGGTGGTCCTTCACATGGATCCGTATGTTCATTGTGCATTCCACAagtacatacatgcatatgtaAGAAAAAGTGTATCAAATGGCTAATATTGGTTATACCCTTGTATGTATTCGGGGGGGGGTTCGTTTTGTGTTACTCCGCTGTTAGATAATACATGATAgttgaatgtgaatgtgaacatacgtgagcagaatgtaagtttatgaaataaatgaaacatatgttgattacatttttgagaaaatggtgtgactttgaataaaaatttactgaaataaataccctGAAACATTGATATggctgaagaaatgtaaaaaaaaaaaaaaaaatgtttttacataccttctaaacagGGTCCTTTTGGgaggtaaaatgtttaaaagtgctgtttatAAGAATCGCGCATATTACATGCCTTCTAAACataaccctttaggatgtaaaatgtttaaagtgttgcttaaaagaatcgagcattttgtttaaactagaagacaagTTTTTCGGGAGATGTCTTGTAGGCGTGGATACACAGAACTGCTGGTAAATACAGATCATGCCTATACACAGCCCTCCACACGTGTTTCCCCGgctgacagttctgtagatagtgtaaatttatgagctctggtgacagtgtctgaagtgtgcgttcgtgtgtgtgtgtgtgtgtgtgtgtgtgtgtgtgtgtgtgtgtgtttgagagcgagacagagacaggtgtttttctgggggttttgccgaccagaatgcttacaaatgtgtttatgttaatgaattaaggggAGTCGTGcgtctcagtgtttaaataatggttaagacgttgtgtttaaaacagaagaaactctgcaactatctgttaaaatggctgctccgagaaatcctaatacccctaGAAGAATGCTGTGTATTTCACCAACAATAGGATATGTTGAAGTGAGAGAGGACCTGAGCTTtgttccaagaaaaaaaaaaacaagatgttagtttgacaatttctTCATGAAGATATTGtgaagacgttgttgtttaaccctgagcagggcgtcaacaactcaGAGGATCGTCTCTTAAGTCCAAGGGTTTatttaggaggtagaaaaaacatttaaagatgatgttttaaaagaaaagggTGTTTCGtccttaatggtaaaaaagaaaaatggctgtactccaatgtgaaataaatcggtagagacacactgagtacatttctgttccatgGTCTATAAGGATCACCACCCTTAATTGTAGAGCGACAAATGTACATACCCTCCCTGACTAcattacttaaggtttaaacatttttattttgtgatggcagcaagacaaaactgatgtacatttggtatctggtgattttagaattaggccccaactgtcaaaaatgttttgtgaatggCTTTGTCAGGCCAAGAGCACAATGGCATGGAAAGAGTATACAggagtaattggggtgatctaatgcttaggagttCTACAGTACTTCAATTCGGGAACATTCCAACATGGCCCTCAGAAAGGTATTATCTAAGgtacgtatatataatatagatcagatcaccagtttGTCTTTACCCAAcatatagccttctagctccattgtagtcagtttgctctttgacCAGAtttagcagcctttggactgtggatagttctatgagagggataaaagtagtagacacagagtttttcttttttgtctatattgctcatttcattcagtgcttttatgtctataaaacctgcagagatgttaggtatgatatttgtattgtaaattacacgggattttacttactattattataaaacTTAGTAATTTTTGTGTACAGAATGCACAGAATACAACAAATCTAACACATGTAACATAATGAcagttggtgatgaccttttgaCCTGGCTCAGGGGTGTTAGCCTAAACAGGggatatgcatgtatgtgtgtgtgtgtgcaggaatgCACCAGAACCGGACTTAaaagtttactactgataataatcaCTTAGCTATGGCTTAAATATTTGAACAGACGTGTGGGAACATGACAGATTACAACAAACCTAGCACATGTAACATTATATATCTTTAACTACGCCTGTCAAGATCAATGATTAATCTATGGGAAAGAACGTGTAAaatcatccatttttaaactTCACCTGTTAGGATAATGACAGTTGGTGATGACCGTTAAAGACAACTATTAAGAAAATGacggttggtgatgacctttgacctacacCTGTCAagaccatccatcttctataccacttatccttttcagggtcacggggaaacctggagcttatcccagggaacatcgggcacaaggcggggtacaccctggacagggtgccaatccatcgcagggtacaagtgatgtatcatggctgaccctgcgctctgaccccaacttcctgacatgctgacgtatgcgaagaaaagaatttcactgtgcatacgTATGTGAtgaataaagactcattatgagaaaacaacttttgttgtGTCAAGATCATGGgaaaattaagtcgtgatcacgagaaaacaacagaaaaaacattaataatgcatggcccCTTAGGGCTTCCATAGACAATTTTCAAAAGCAGTTGCAAACTCCATTTGTTGTGACATGATGCAAATGAAATTACAAATCCtgtagtgtctggcaaatttcaaatggaaagGTCCATTTACCATTGCATTTCCTATGTCTTACGAGTTATGATCCTGTCATATCAAAACAGCAATATAGCAGTTACCCCATTTGCCATTTAAATTCCTCGGGGCGTACAGAAACGCTTTGCATTTTCATTCCCGATGCCTTGCAGAGAAACCTGTCAATCAGGGCTGGGGGTGGACGTATACTTTGGggcgtgtttgtatttggaagtgacGTCACTCACAGTCGACGGCCAAGAAGTAAAATGTGCTGTACAGATGGTTGTGCcatgctttatttaaatataataaaggaTACATCTGTCGCCATTAGGGATAGGGAAAATGAAGGCTCATAAAGCACTGAGGATTTCCCCTGACTGTTCCGGGAAAAGAATCAAAGCTTCGAGAGTGTCGGAAACAGCGCCATCTGGTGGTTAGTAAAAATTAAAGCATTGGGAAGAAGCCTGTGGAAGAAGATCAGTCTGATGAAGCAGCCACCGCACACTCCATAGATAGTTTCTGTGTTATGTGCACAAATAAAAGcctaacacgtgtgtgtgtgtgtgttgcatttcTCCCTCTGATAAATTCATTTATCCATTAAAGTGTGGCAATAAATGCCGGTATGAATTAATTTAAATCAGTATGATGTAACAGAAGAATAATGTACACATATATGACTAACAGAGTTGCACACTGTGAGTATTTTGCCTGAAATTATTTGTATTCTTCATATTATTTGTATGATAgggtatttaaaaatgcaattgaATAAGTTTGAATGGAAATCATCCATTTTGACATGGACAAAACGATCCATTCATGTAAAGTGTGGGACTAAAATGTGAATAAGGACACAGTGTGATGGGTTCACCTGGGTATTAAATCTGGTTATGAGACTTGGCAGTGATAGTGCTTGTGTAAAtggtgcttttatccaaagcggtttacactgtgtctcattcacccattcacacaccaatggtagcagagctgccggGCATTaacttgcccaaggacacttcagcatgtggagtcatgcgggccaggaatcgaaccgccaaccctacaattagtggacaacttttACCAGTACTTCCCTTTGACACTGCAATGCCAAAGTGTATAaattaccatccatccatcctctaccgctTACTTCTTTTCAAGGTCattgggaacctggagcctatcccagggagcattgggcacaaggtggggtacaccctggatagggtgccagtccatcgcagggcacacgatcacatacacactcacacacccattcatacactacggacactttagacacgccaatcagcctaccatgcacgtctttggactgggggaggaaacccccacagcacggggagaacatgcaaactccgcacacacagggccccggcaggacttgaaccccagaccctggggttgtgaggcgaacatgctaaccactaagccactaagccactgtgcgctgtataaattacaataaacaaaaacaaaagtgcaaCAATTCAccaagaaaaaaactaaacaacaaaaacaagaagtCGTTTGTGACACATAATTAgtgatgatttaaatgtaaCGTATTGATTATCCAACTTTCAAAGTACAGTACTCCTCACTAATCAACCAACCAGACTGAACCAATGAGGACTCGTAAAGTAAGATCTGGGGCAACACGCAAAGCGAATCGCACACGTGATTGGACAGAAAGTGAGGCTTCCCTAATAGCAAAATTGCTGTGGCCCGGATCTGGCCCACACCTGACACTTTTATCCGGCCCACATACCGTGTGGAATGATTGCAATTGGGCGGTCCGCTCCTGTTTGCCAGAATTGGGCTGCAAGCAAGCCATAGCAATGCAGCATGTGCCACATTTTTGCTAATGGTGGTccacatttgttttgtgatatttgggCCATATTCACTATTTACCACAAGGGCCACTTTAGGGTCACATCCAGATTACACATTGCCGTGAGCGCCGCATCTTTGCCTAAAAAAGCCCACTTGTGATTTGGGATATTTGGACCACTTCAGGTTCATATCCATTTTGTCTGGGCCAAAAGAAGGCCAGCAGTGCCTGAAGTGGCCCACATCCGGATGCTATCTGGGTTTGATTGTCGTCGATCACGTGACTCTGTGAAACCAATA
This region includes:
- the si:dkey-5i3.5 gene encoding transmembrane protein 53-A isoform X2, which translates into the protein MSLGDGPLKGITIQHLSKGITFYVNESTVKPVVNGQAKPLLLMLPWLGSRPQAQAKYCNIYLRTGFDVLVVESNVSSFLWPRWGLEQGAQVLQLLEGESFSKRPVVVHAFSIGGYTFAQLLVHVAKDTQRYHGLINRVRGQIYDSLVVGSLEHMAIGVSKTVFPRFERLMRCTSLLYFHVFKRQTEDYFNMCIDVFRNTPLTCPALYFFCGNDILCDPEAIQKLLEHWKLRGIPMTVKKWEESVHAGHLRTHPQEYLSVLEQFLCSLNLVSLKAKM
- the si:dkey-5i3.5 gene encoding transmembrane protein 53-A isoform X1, which translates into the protein MLSVLLRSFQPYYKNVVYRGLRTAVNKSSVTRSPSVMSLGDGPLKGITIQHLSKGITFYVNESTVKPVVNGQAKPLLLMLPWLGSRPQAQAKYCNIYLRTGFDVLVVESNVSSFLWPRWGLEQGAQVLQLLEGESFSKRPVVVHAFSIGGYTFAQLLVHVAKDTQRYHGLINRVRGQIYDSLVVGSLEHMAIGVSKTVFPRFERLMRCTSLLYFHVFKRQTEDYFNMCIDVFRNTPLTCPALYFFCGNDILCDPEAIQKLLEHWKLRGIPMTVKKWEESVHAGHLRTHPQEYLSVLEQFLCSLNLVSLKAKM